In Pseudoalteromonas sp. NC201, a single window of DNA contains:
- the zntR gene encoding Zn(2+)-responsive transcriptional regulator: MVKIGELAKRLNVSTDTLRYYEANDLLHPCTRSEGGYRLFDEQSEKQMRFILRAKEVGFSLKEVQDLLKIKFEKHQHSCEEVKTLTITKRDLVRARIAELQKFEQSLSTLAEQCCGGKEAAVSCSILTALEAIDE, translated from the coding sequence GTGGTAAAGATTGGTGAGCTGGCAAAGCGGCTTAACGTATCAACTGACACGTTAAGGTATTATGAAGCAAACGATCTCCTACACCCTTGCACAAGGAGCGAGGGCGGGTATCGGTTGTTTGATGAGCAAAGTGAAAAGCAAATGCGATTTATTCTTCGCGCGAAGGAAGTGGGTTTCAGCCTCAAAGAAGTGCAAGACTTGCTGAAGATAAAGTTTGAAAAACATCAGCACAGTTGTGAAGAAGTGAAAACACTGACTATCACTAAACGGGATTTAGTGAGAGCGCGGATCGCTGAGTTACAAAAATTTGAACAATCGTTATCGACGCTAGCAGAGCAGTGCTGCGGCGGTAAGGAAGCGGCAGTGAGCTGCTCGATTTTAACGGCCTTGGAGGCTATCGATGAATGA
- a CDS encoding D-2-hydroxyacid dehydrogenase, producing MQIVVLDAKTLAGTDLSPIAKLGTLTSYDTTSSEDIITRCKDAAVIITNKVQLTEQTIAALPQLQLICVAATGVNNIDLTAAKAHQIAVANVAGYSTPSVVQHTFTMLGNLMTNIHRYQQDCRAGLWQQSDMFCRLDYSINEIAGKNFVIVGHGTLGEAVAKVAQAFGAQVIVAERRGVTEVRAGRMAFEEALQIADIVSIHCPLTAETENLISRAEFALLPNHAYLINTARGGIVNEQALVDALTNKQIAGAAVDVLTQEPAQASNPLVQYQGENLLLTPHTAWASKEAIERLVGEIAINIESFVAGTTRNRVV from the coding sequence ATGCAAATCGTGGTATTAGACGCTAAAACCCTTGCAGGAACTGATCTTTCCCCCATTGCCAAACTAGGCACATTAACGTCTTACGACACCACATCCAGTGAGGACATCATCACACGCTGTAAAGATGCAGCAGTCATCATCACCAATAAAGTACAGTTAACTGAACAAACAATCGCGGCGTTACCACAATTACAATTGATTTGTGTTGCAGCCACAGGCGTCAACAACATCGACTTAACAGCCGCAAAAGCTCATCAAATTGCGGTAGCCAATGTGGCTGGTTATTCGACCCCTTCTGTCGTGCAGCACACCTTTACTATGCTTGGTAACTTAATGACAAATATTCATCGTTACCAGCAAGACTGCCGTGCAGGGCTTTGGCAGCAAAGTGACATGTTTTGTCGCTTGGACTACAGCATCAACGAAATTGCGGGCAAAAACTTTGTGATCGTAGGCCATGGAACGTTAGGAGAAGCCGTTGCAAAAGTCGCACAAGCATTTGGAGCTCAGGTAATTGTTGCCGAACGTAGGGGCGTAACTGAGGTTAGAGCAGGACGAATGGCTTTTGAAGAAGCACTGCAGATTGCGGATATTGTATCGATTCACTGCCCGCTTACCGCTGAAACAGAAAACCTGATTTCGAGAGCTGAATTCGCTCTACTTCCAAATCATGCTTATCTTATCAACACCGCAAGAGGCGGAATAGTCAATGAGCAAGCGCTGGTGGATGCGCTAACTAACAAGCAAATAGCTGGTGCTGCTGTGGATGTCCTCACACAAGAGCCGGCACAAGCAAGCAACCCACTCGTTCAATACCAAGGGGAAAACTTGCTTTTAACACCGCATACGGCATGGGCAAGTAAAGAAGCCATCGAACGTTTAGTCGGCGAAATTGCCATTAATATTGAAAGTTTTGTGGCAGGCACAACGAGAAACCGAGTGGTCTAG
- a CDS encoding DUF3192 domain-containing protein, with amino-acid sequence MKKLMLVAALSSTLLSGCIVAVSDGEVEHGWASEYNSSNWEHKQRKNREKIANLEMGASYSSVKDMFATPDFSELVSKDGDNYQVLYYATNSKHSDGKVTKDECTPLVFKNNQLVGFGDNALKQIQ; translated from the coding sequence ATGAAAAAATTAATGTTAGTGGCTGCGCTTAGCTCTACTCTATTATCAGGCTGTATCGTTGCTGTATCCGACGGTGAAGTAGAACACGGTTGGGCTTCTGAATACAACTCGTCTAACTGGGAACATAAACAGCGTAAAAATCGTGAAAAGATTGCTAACCTTGAAATGGGTGCATCTTACTCATCAGTAAAAGATATGTTTGCAACTCCTGACTTTAGCGAGTTGGTGTCAAAAGACGGCGACAACTATCAAGTGCTGTACTATGCAACCAACAGCAAACACTCAGACGGCAAAGTAACAAAAGATGAGTGCACGCCATTGGTATTCAAAAACAACCAACTGGTTGGCTTTGGCGACAACGCACTAAAGCAAATTCAGTAA